In one Hymenobacter sp. DG25B genomic region, the following are encoded:
- a CDS encoding aconitate hydratase, with protein sequence MAFDLEMIQAVYAGMGARIEAARAAVGRPLTLTEKILYAHLYGGQVTQAFERGVSYVDFAPDRVAMQDATAQMALLQFMQAGKPKVAVPSTVHCDHLIQAQNGAAEDLAVANAENKEVYDFLASVSNKYGIGFWKPGAGIIHQVVLENYAFPGGMMIGTDSHTPNAGGLGMVAIGVGGADAVDVMAGMAWELKFPKVIGVKLTGKMSGWTSAKDVILKVAGILTVKGGTGAIVEYFGDGAESMSCTGKATICNMGAEIGATTSVFAYDESMATYLRGTSRGEIADLAAGVAQHLRADDEVFADPSKYYDQLIEINLDELEPHVNGPFTPDAAWPISQFAAAVREHGWPEKLEVGLIGSCTNSSYEDITRAASIAKQAVDKGLAVNAEFTVTPGSELVRYTVQRDGLLDTFAQMGGVVLANACGPCIGQWARHTDDPKRKNSIITSFNRNFAKRNDGNPNTHAFVASPEIVTAFAIAGDLTFNPLTDTLTTKDGQQVKLDEPRGVEMPPQGYAVEDAGFQAPVADGSGVQVVVDPSSDRLELLEPFKAWEGTDLMGLRLLIKAQGKCTTDHISMAGPWLKYRGHLDNISNNMLIGATNCFNGEANKVRDYVSQGVTYTTVPQAARNYKSMGIGTVVVGDENYGEGSSREHAAMEPRHLGVRAIIVKSFARIHETNLKKQGMLGLTFANKADYDLVEEGDTIDIIGLTDFQPGKPLQARLHHEDGDTDLITLNHTYNEGQIEWFKAGSALNLIRLKESGMAV encoded by the coding sequence ATGGCGTTTGACTTAGAAATGATTCAGGCCGTGTACGCCGGCATGGGCGCGCGCATTGAGGCCGCCCGCGCTGCTGTTGGCCGCCCGCTCACTTTGACTGAGAAAATTCTGTACGCTCACCTCTACGGTGGCCAGGTAACTCAGGCCTTCGAGCGGGGCGTTTCCTACGTCGATTTCGCCCCCGACCGTGTTGCTATGCAGGATGCTACGGCCCAGATGGCGCTGTTGCAATTCATGCAGGCCGGCAAGCCTAAAGTAGCCGTGCCCAGCACCGTGCATTGTGACCACCTCATTCAGGCCCAGAACGGTGCCGCCGAAGACCTGGCCGTGGCCAACGCCGAAAACAAGGAAGTTTATGACTTCCTGGCTTCGGTTTCCAACAAATACGGCATCGGCTTCTGGAAGCCTGGCGCCGGTATTATTCACCAGGTAGTACTCGAGAATTACGCCTTCCCCGGCGGTATGATGATTGGTACCGACTCCCACACGCCCAACGCGGGTGGTCTGGGTATGGTGGCTATTGGCGTAGGCGGTGCCGATGCCGTGGACGTAATGGCCGGCATGGCCTGGGAACTGAAATTCCCCAAAGTAATTGGCGTAAAGCTCACCGGTAAGATGAGCGGCTGGACCTCGGCCAAAGACGTTATCCTGAAAGTAGCTGGCATCCTGACCGTGAAAGGTGGCACCGGCGCTATCGTAGAATACTTCGGCGACGGCGCCGAGAGCATGTCGTGCACCGGCAAGGCTACCATCTGCAACATGGGTGCTGAAATTGGCGCTACCACCTCGGTATTTGCCTATGATGAAAGCATGGCCACGTACCTGCGCGGTACCAGCCGCGGCGAAATTGCCGACCTGGCTGCCGGCGTAGCCCAGCACCTACGCGCCGATGACGAGGTATTCGCTGACCCTTCCAAGTATTACGATCAGCTGATCGAAATTAACCTGGATGAGCTGGAGCCCCACGTAAACGGCCCTTTCACGCCGGACGCTGCCTGGCCTATCTCCCAGTTTGCAGCCGCAGTGCGTGAGCACGGCTGGCCCGAGAAACTGGAAGTGGGTCTGATTGGATCGTGCACCAACTCTTCCTACGAAGACATTACCCGCGCCGCCAGCATTGCCAAGCAGGCTGTAGATAAAGGCCTGGCCGTAAACGCGGAGTTCACCGTAACACCCGGCTCGGAGCTGGTGCGCTACACCGTGCAGCGCGACGGTTTGCTGGACACCTTCGCTCAGATGGGCGGCGTGGTGCTGGCCAATGCCTGCGGTCCGTGCATCGGCCAGTGGGCCCGCCACACCGACGACCCCAAGCGCAAGAACTCCATCATCACCTCGTTCAACCGCAACTTCGCCAAGCGCAACGACGGCAACCCGAACACGCACGCTTTCGTGGCCTCGCCCGAAATCGTAACGGCCTTCGCTATTGCTGGTGATTTGACCTTCAACCCCCTCACCGACACGCTGACGACCAAAGACGGCCAGCAGGTGAAGCTGGACGAGCCCCGCGGCGTGGAAATGCCACCCCAGGGCTACGCCGTAGAAGATGCCGGCTTCCAGGCCCCCGTAGCCGATGGCTCGGGTGTGCAGGTAGTGGTAGATCCTTCTTCTGACCGCCTGGAGCTGCTGGAGCCCTTCAAGGCCTGGGAAGGCACTGACCTCATGGGTTTGCGCCTGCTCATCAAAGCCCAGGGTAAGTGCACCACCGACCATATTTCCATGGCCGGCCCGTGGCTGAAATACCGCGGCCACCTGGACAACATCTCCAATAACATGCTCATTGGCGCCACCAACTGCTTCAACGGCGAAGCCAACAAGGTGCGCGACTATGTTTCGCAGGGTGTTACCTACACCACCGTTCCTCAGGCGGCCCGTAACTACAAGTCGATGGGCATTGGAACGGTAGTAGTGGGCGATGAGAACTACGGCGAAGGCTCTTCGCGGGAGCACGCCGCCATGGAGCCCCGCCACCTGGGTGTGCGCGCCATCATTGTGAAGTCGTTTGCCCGGATTCACGAGACTAACCTGAAGAAGCAGGGTATGCTGGGCCTCACCTTCGCCAACAAGGCCGACTACGACCTGGTTGAGGAAGGCGACACCATCGACATCATCGGCCTGACGGACTTCCAGCCCGGCAAGCCCCTGCAGGCCCGCCTGCACCACGAAGACGGCGACACCGACCTCATCACCCTGAACCACACGTACAACGAAGGTCAGATTGAGTGGTTTAAAGCCGGCTCCGCGCTGAACCTGATTCGTTTGAAAGAATCGGGCATGGCGGTGTAA
- a CDS encoding cupin domain-containing protein has translation MKRRKFILASAAGLPFLTTGFAWGQNRAKGFKAKAGEGRLHGHILLKGVNANLIDVKVSGKDTNGALAIFEQTSQSQGRGTPLHVHPLQDEVFYVLEGNYFFQVGEDKFRLAAGDSIFLPRKVPHSWIQLSERGKMTVTLQPAGKLEEFFVAMAALDHTPTAEELARLFAAHEMQVLGPPVTPD, from the coding sequence ATGAAAAGAAGAAAATTCATTCTCGCCTCCGCTGCAGGCCTGCCTTTTCTGACAACTGGGTTTGCCTGGGGCCAGAACAGGGCTAAAGGGTTTAAAGCCAAAGCCGGAGAAGGGCGCCTGCACGGGCACATTCTGCTGAAGGGCGTCAACGCCAACCTTATTGATGTGAAAGTATCGGGTAAGGATACCAATGGCGCGCTGGCCATTTTTGAGCAAACCAGCCAGTCGCAGGGGCGGGGCACGCCATTGCACGTGCATCCGTTGCAGGATGAAGTATTCTACGTGCTGGAAGGGAATTACTTTTTCCAGGTAGGCGAAGATAAATTCCGGCTGGCGGCCGGGGATAGTATCTTTTTGCCCCGCAAGGTGCCACACTCCTGGATTCAGCTAAGTGAGCGGGGAAAAATGACCGTTACCCTGCAACCCGCCGGCAAGCTGGAGGAGTTCTTTGTGGCTATGGCCGCTCTGGATCATACGCCTACTGCCGAGGAGCTTGCCCGCCTTTTTGCGGCGCACGAAATGCAGGTGCTGGGCCCGCCGGTAACGCCTGATTAA
- a CDS encoding metal-dependent hydrolase has translation MPTIFTHAAVAVGLGRSLTTARQPAGFWWLTALAAILPDFDAITFKLGIAYASMWGHRGFTHSVVFAVLVGICLTWLTPGRWRGGWSRVALTGWFVAATVSHPLLDMLTNGGLGVALLAPFGGERFFWPWRPVRVSPVGGGFFSGRGAATLLSELRWLWLPTGLVLAAALTRRRSAR, from the coding sequence ATGCCTACTATTTTCACGCATGCGGCCGTTGCCGTTGGCTTGGGCCGCAGCCTGACTACCGCCCGGCAACCCGCCGGCTTTTGGTGGCTCACGGCCCTGGCGGCCATCCTGCCGGATTTCGATGCTATTACCTTTAAGCTGGGCATTGCCTACGCCAGCATGTGGGGGCATCGGGGCTTCACGCACTCAGTGGTTTTCGCGGTACTGGTGGGCATTTGTCTAACCTGGCTAACGCCGGGGCGCTGGCGCGGTGGGTGGAGCCGGGTGGCCCTGACGGGCTGGTTTGTAGCCGCAACGGTTTCGCACCCGTTGCTGGATATGCTTACCAATGGCGGCCTGGGGGTGGCTTTGCTGGCGCCATTCGGCGGGGAGCGATTTTTCTGGCCCTGGCGGCCCGTGCGCGTCTCGCCGGTAGGTGGGGGCTTCTTTTCCGGGCGCGGCGCGGCTACTTTACTGAGTGAGCTGCGGTGGCTATGGCTGCCCACCGGGTTGGTGCTGGCTGCCGCGCTTACCCGGCGCCGTTCTGCCCGCTAA